One part of the Vicia villosa cultivar HV-30 ecotype Madison, WI unplaced genomic scaffold, Vvil1.0 ctg.000970F_1_1_3, whole genome shotgun sequence genome encodes these proteins:
- the LOC131632607 gene encoding uncharacterized protein LOC131632607, which translates to MSQQLNDESPVSDPATPKESSNPNSVLKVVPLRTISSDEVKATKPKTNHAKRPKEGIHNKGTKSSASATMEELTKEGSKYVDSAITRIVTHILKENHQAPGISIPLQTIMAAPLNNTSKAEAVHTVDSDLEINKDEQGFTKNTNVTEDVNDIDNNEHPKANIETDTNVVDLDEYSDDELLTSLNPSVANRIMTRRKGKAVVQGSPKRSTQVNNPAKDTVRKKSTSGGPVKSKAVTKSKGVGHSKSWSRVIPKKTKEREIVEPESNVEVNVPDIPSRKKPTTSKLAASIPEVPIDNVSFHCASCASRWKYVLQKRLAVERELAPNALENKEVLELIQEAGLLKPVCNLPKCYGKLVKEFVVNLFEDCGNSRSANYRKVFLRGKCVSFSPFVINKYLERTDEAQTELEVTDNQVCQVITTKQVKSWPLKEMLTASKLSIKYAMLHKIGASNWVPTNHKSTISIVLGRFLYVVGTKAMFDYGAYIFDQTMKHAGSFSIKGPIAFPSLLCGIILDQYSNIINEHDVVCNRDSPLAFHYKLFQGKHVPDIVMT; encoded by the coding sequence ATGTCTCAGCAATTGAATGATGAATCTCCAGTTTCGGACCCGGCAACACcgaaagagtcctctaaccctaATAGTGTTCTTAAGGTTGTCCCTTTAAGGACGATTAGCAGTGACGAAGTAAAGGCCACAAAGCCTAAAACGAATCATGCAAAACGGCCCAAGGAGGGTATTCACAACAAGGGTACCAAATCGTCAGCATCTGCTACCATGgaggaacttactaaagaaggatCCAAATATGTCGATAGCGCAATTACCAGGATTGTTACTCATATTCTGAAGGAGAATCATCAAGCGCCTGGAATATCTATTCCTCTTCAAACCATAATGGCTGCTCCCCTCAATAACACCAGTAAGGCTGAGGCTGTTCACACCGTTGATAGTGACCTAGAAATTAACAAGGATGAACAAGGGTTTACTAAGAATACCAATGTCACTGAGGATGTCAATGACATCGACAATAATGAGCACCCTAAGGCCAATATTGAAACTGATACTAATGTGGTAGACTTAGATGAGTACTCTGACGATGAATTACTTACCTCCTTGAATCCCAGTGTAGCCAACAGGATCATGACAAGAAGAAAAGGCAAAGCTGTTGTCCAAGGATCTCCTAAAAGGAGCACTCAAGTGAACAACCCTGCCAAAGACACTGTTAGgaagaagagtacttctggaggTCCTGTCAAGAGCAAAGCTGTAACCAAGAGTAAAGGGGTTGGTCATTCAAAATCTTGGAGCAGGGTCATTCCAAAGAAAACAAAGGAGCGGGAAATTGTTGAACCTGAATCTAATGTTGAAGTGAATGTCCCTGACATTCCATCGAGGAAGAAGCCTACAACCAGTAAGCTTGCTGCTAGTATTCCTGAAGTTCCCATTGATAATGTGTCTTTCCACTGCGCCTCTTGTGCCAGCAGATGGAAGTATGTTCTCCAAAAGAGATTGGCTGTTGAAAGGGAATTGGCTCCAAATGCTCTTGAAAACAAGGAGGTCTTAGAGCTGATTCAAGAAGCTGGACTGCTAAAACCTGTGTGCAATCTTCCCAAATGTTATGGGAAGCTGGTCAAAGAATTTGTGGTAAACCTATTTGAAGATTGTGGCAACAGCAGGAGTGCAAACTACAGAAAGGTGTTTTTAAGAGGTAAGTGTGTATCGTTCTCTCCTTTTGTGATTAATAAATACTTGGAAAGAACAGATGAAGCTCAAACCGAGCTGGAAGTAACAGACAACCAAGTCTGTCAAGTGATCACAACCAAGCAAGTAAAAAGTTGGCCCTTGAAAGAGATGCTAACTGCAAGCAAGCTGAGCATCAAGTATGCAATGCTTCACAAGATAGGAGCATCTAATTGGGTTCCAACAAATCACAAGTCAACTATCTCAATTGTGCTTGGTAGATTTCTTTATGTTGTAGGAACAAAGGCAATGTTTGATTATGGAGCATATATTTTTGACCAAACCATGAAGCATGCTGGAAGCTTCAGTATTAAGGGTCCAATTGCCTTTCCATCCCTCTTGTGTGGTATAATTCTAGATCAATACTCAAACATTATCAATGAACATGATGTAGTGTGCAATAGAGATAGTCCCTTGGCCTTCCATTACAAATTGTTTCAGGGAAAGCATGTTCCTGACATTGTCATGACATAA